ATGATGGTGCTAGAAGATACTTGTGGCATCACCTATACTGTGTGTGAGGTCATGTAGTTCTCATCAAGTACATCACGCCATCACACATGGCACCCGTCGATGACGTCGCTCTGTGCCCCGCAGTGAGTTAAGCGTATGAGCTCGAGGGAATGGGAATGGTAAAGAGGGAGCCGCCTCCACACAAGCTCCTGCTAACACACTGCTACTGCCTCGTTGCCTCGTCACGATCTATCACGGTGTCGTCATTCCTGCTTTTTATTTACCCTGTCTTTAAAAACACTTGCTTGCCCTTTACTACCTTCAACCTTCAACACAACAAGCTTGATACCCCTCACTAACCACACCAAACCACAAACACGCACAACCacacattcatcatgtctgccATCTCTACTATCAACGTCAAGAACATCGCTTCGTCCACTAGCGACAGCGAGATTAAggacttcttcagcttctggtAAGCTCTTTCTCGCCTTCACCTTTCGTGCTTCACAGCTAACGTCCTCCAGTGGTAAGATCGCTGATCTCAAGGTCACCCAAGAAGGCGAGACCAAGTCCGCTGAGGTTATCTTCGAGAAGGAGACTGCCAAGAAGactgctcttctcctcaacaacacccaACTCGGTCCTAACCATCTTGAGGTCACCAGCGCTGGCGCTGATGGCGAAGACGATGTCCACCAAGCCACCAAGAACGCTGACCGCGACTCCGATGAGATCACccaagaggagaagcccCGTGCCCGCATTCTGGCTGAGTACCTTGCCCACGGTTATGTCGTAGGCGACGCCGCAATCCAGCGTGCCCTCGACCTCGATGCCGCTCACAACGTCTCCAACCGCTTCTTCTCTACCCTCCAGGGTCTCGACCAGAAGTACCACGCTACCGACCGAGCCAAGGCCACCGATGAGAGCTATGGTATCACCCAGCGCGCCAACAGCCTCTGGCTCGGCCTCAGCTCTTACTTTGAGAAGGCCTCCAACACACCCACCGGCAAGAAGATCGCCGAGTTCTACACCGAGGGCAGCCGACAAGTTCAAGAGGTGCACGCCGAGGCCCGTCGCCTTGCTgatctcaagaaggaggagcacGGTGGAAGCGCATACAAGGCTGCTGGTCTCGAGAAGGTCTTCGGCAAGGAGAAGACCTCCGGTACCGCCGCTCCCGAGGCTGGTCAGGGCAGTCTTGGAACATCAGTTCCTGCCGCCTCTGCCGACAACGTTCCCAATGTGAGCGCTCCTGAGAGTGGTGAGAAGCACTAAGCTATCGAAATTGGGGAGACGTGAAGTAATGAGGAAGCAATGGGGTATTTCTTGAGCTCTGAGGGAACATTCATGTAACGGCTTGTTGTAGCCTGCTAGTTAACGAATTGTTACGACTTTTATGCATGTCACAATCAATAAATTCGAGATGAATTCTGCCAACACACTCAATCGTGATTATAGGTCCTGCAAACCAAATAAAAGCCAACAGTTAGGGAATCGTAGCATATGAAAATGACTATCTCTTGGCATATAATGAAATATGTTGTTGCAGGCTGATTCGTACTTCGGTTATAAATGAAATACATAAATTTACAGACATGTCACAGTTAAGATGCGGGCAGTGTTGCAAATGAAGCGACTATTTCAGTCGTGGTTTATTAGTTCTATGCATTCCCTTGCCCATCAATTCATAACCATCGTGGTATCATTTGTTCTGTTCCCATGTTAAAACTGCCTCATCGGGGTTTTTCTTTTAGCATAACTGACTATTTCTTCTCGGTCTTGGAGAATTTCTCATCCACAATATCGTCGGTGATACCCTTGGGGTTCGATGAGAGGTTCTGCAGATAGTTAGCATCATGTTCAAAATTGAAATTGGAGgttttcttgcctcaagCTGGCTCTTGGGGTCCTTGTCATCAGTCTTGTTGATTCCGTGACCAGAGGCAGGAGGATCTTGCTGCTGGCGGCCGCTCTGCTGCTCAGGAGCTGGTGATTGACGTCCCTCAGGCATGATTGCTGTGATTTTTGGTACGTGAAAGAGGTTCGGGATTGAGTTATTGTTGAAGAGTTTGTTTGAATGTGGAATGGTCTCAGATGAGGAAGGGCGAGAGGTTAAGTACGAGAAGTGGAAAGCAATGATTGCAAGTTGACGTCGAAGGTGGGATTCTATGCCGTCATAGGGGGATTACATCATGGGCAGGAGGGTGATCGAGATGGTGTTTTGATGGAGTAACGATGCGAGCCAATGATTTACAGAAAGAGGGTCGATATACGGGCCTTTTGTGGTTTTGATTCAGGAACAGTGAGATGCTGCTGATAAGTTGTTCTCCGTAGGTGTGAAGCTGTCagagcttgttgatgatttgaaGCTCCCCCCCCCACCTTCTTGTGTTGGGAGTTTTTGGAGTTTATCATGCTTACGGTGATGTAGGTTAATGGTGACAAATATTGATAAGAATCACTGGGAGTTTTATAATCATCTATCATTTTAGACATTCCCTAATCGCTCATTTCACTGCGTCTGTTAGTTAATTCATGGTTCAATTGCTCATCGAAGGTCGTTACTTCAAGCTTCGAGCGTCTTGCAATAATGCTGCTAGCCTCACTGAAGGGTGATTTGACAACAGTGTTTCCCTaactcaccaacaacacgaTGGGAAATTGTTTGATCCAACGAAGCTGGTTCAGTAGCCAAGCTAACTACTGCCGTGAGTTTTAGAAAACTAAGCGACGGAGCTTGAAATGAAGGTGTTATTATTTGCTTCAGGGTAGGCAACATCCATTCACCAAACACTCTTTAGTTACCTGTACCACAGTTTAAGACCCCGCCACCATCGCACTGGAGCCAGTCGGAATCTTTCAGGGACTTACTTCCAGGGCATTCAGCGTTTTAGCGTCCACCACACCGGTGCAAATGGGTCCATGCTAGTGACCGGCCCGCTGGACCCCGCTCGCCCCGTCGGTGACGGTGACAGTCATGCACAACGCGCCAGAGCTTCACCTCAACATACAACTACGCGTTACTTTTACCTTTCCACCAGGCTTACTTAGAAAACGGTCAACTTTCCATAACAAATACGTACCTCATGACCGGCATGCCGGATCTAAACTCAGTCCCCCCCTCTCCACATACTCTTGCGGCCTCTCGGCGCCAGTCTTCAACACAGATGGCTACTTCGCCAGCCCCAGCTTCGCCAtctctcaacatcctccctTCCAACCAGAACACGGTGAACCCGTCGCATTCGCCTTCTCTTCCATCACCAGTGTTAAATGCTTCGCATCCGACTTATAATGCTCCATCAAATGTTGTAGCTGAGCCTGGTGTTGGTCCGGGACCTGGACCGATAAGACATCCTCGTCCGTTGACCGCCGCCGAGCTTCACCTCCAGCTTGAAAAAGAGCAAGAGGCCGTGGTGAGTACAAGATGTCAACCTCGATTTGGTAGCTTTATCTAAT
The window above is part of the Fusarium musae strain F31 chromosome 6, whole genome shotgun sequence genome. Proteins encoded here:
- a CDS encoding hypothetical protein (EggNog:ENOG41) — its product is MSAISTINVKNIASSTSDSEIKDFFSFCGKIADLKVTQEGETKSAEVIFEKETAKKTALLLNNTQLGPNHLEVTSAGADGEDDVHQATKNADRDSDEITQEEKPRARILAEYLAHGYVVGDAAIQRALDLDAAHNVSNRFFSTLQGLDQKYHATDRAKATDESYGITQRANSLWLGLSSYFEKASNTPTGKKIAEFYTEGSRQVQEVHAEARRLADLKKEEHGGSAYKAAGLEKVFGKEKTSGTAAPEAGQGSLGTSVPAASADNVPNVSAPESGEKH